Proteins encoded within one genomic window of Methanobrevibacter arboriphilus JCM 13429 = DSM 1125:
- a CDS encoding dihydropteroate synthase-like protein, translating into MTILIVTGNLAYSSVEKIASESNKEVIVHLADSQIAAFLTPRMIIKELKNNYEEELANGSIDLIITPGLMRKSTDEISESLNIPTFKGPTDGADIGMVLDLIDDLKLSTSKPADKLIEEEKRKKAIKLINEFESDIENRERLLEKPNNILVGNLAVGEDFPMRILAEIANAPILTKEELIRKCEYFLINGADMIDIGMVAGEDFSDKIPDMIATLRPIVGNKALSIDTLNPKEISVAIENGIDLVLSIDLGNYKKVLPLLKKYNVPAVALPTNFSEEKVPHTVDERVNSMVELAKACIDEDIQIIADLILDPVNSSSIVDSILACRKYHEKMNEPMFFGVGNVNELMDTDSVGVNALLSGIAMELGASILFTPEESGKTLGSVYELAISSKMMFLAKQRGSIPKDLGINLILYKDKKKRKDIYEDYENSDFDVPLEKATESVRFILDPAGSFKIRVEHAIDPRNSKIVVTHFKKTIPDLTIEGRYVKEIYDELVRQGIVTRLEHAAYLGSELQKAEIAMITGKEYVQDFDLFKRLPELN; encoded by the coding sequence ATGACAATACTTATTGTAACTGGAAATTTAGCCTATTCTTCAGTTGAAAAAATTGCTTCAGAGTCTAATAAGGAGGTTATTGTCCATTTAGCTGATTCACAAATAGCTGCGTTTTTGACTCCAAGAATGATAATTAAAGAATTAAAAAATAACTATGAAGAAGAATTAGCTAATGGTTCTATTGATCTTATCATAACTCCAGGGCTTATGAGAAAATCTACTGATGAAATATCTGAATCTTTAAACATTCCAACATTTAAAGGACCAACCGATGGAGCAGATATTGGGATGGTATTAGATTTAATTGATGATTTAAAACTTTCAACTTCTAAACCTGCAGATAAATTAATTGAAGAAGAAAAAAGAAAGAAAGCTATTAAATTAATAAATGAGTTTGAATCAGATATTGAAAATAGGGAGAGGTTGCTTGAAAAGCCTAATAATATATTAGTTGGAAATTTAGCTGTTGGTGAAGATTTTCCAATGAGAATTTTAGCTGAAATAGCTAATGCACCTATTTTAACTAAAGAAGAGCTTATCAGAAAATGTGAGTACTTTTTGATAAATGGTGCAGACATGATTGATATTGGAATGGTAGCTGGTGAAGATTTTTCAGATAAAATTCCAGATATGATAGCTACACTACGCCCTATTGTTGGAAATAAAGCTCTTAGTATTGATACATTGAACCCAAAAGAAATTTCTGTGGCTATTGAAAATGGAATTGATTTAGTTCTTAGTATTGATTTAGGAAACTATAAAAAAGTTTTACCTCTTTTAAAAAAGTATAATGTTCCTGCTGTAGCATTACCAACTAATTTTAGTGAGGAAAAAGTTCCACACACAGTTGATGAAAGGGTAAATTCTATGGTGGAGTTAGCTAAAGCATGTATTGATGAAGATATTCAAATAATAGCTGATTTGATTTTAGATCCTGTTAATAGTAGTAGTATTGTTGATTCAATTTTAGCTTGTAGGAAATATCATGAAAAAATGAACGAACCAATGTTTTTTGGAGTTGGAAATGTTAATGAACTTATGGACACTGATTCTGTTGGTGTAAATGCTCTACTTTCTGGAATAGCTATGGAACTTGGAGCTAGTATTCTTTTCACTCCTGAAGAAAGTGGAAAAACTCTTGGAAGTGTTTATGAATTAGCTATTTCTAGTAAAATGATGTTTTTAGCTAAGCAAAGAGGATCTATTCCTAAGGATCTTGGTATTAATCTTATTCTGTATAAAGATAAAAAGAAAAGAAAGGATATTTATGAAGATTATGAGAATTCTGATTTTGATGTTCCATTAGAAAAAGCAACAGAATCTGTTCGGTTTATTCTTGATCCTGCAGGAAGCTTTAAAATTAGAGTTGAGCATGCTATCGATCCTAGAAATAGCAAAATTGTTGTTACTCACTTTAAAAAAACAATTCCTGATTTGACTATTGAAGGAAGATACGTGAAAGAGATTTATGATGAGTTGGTAAGGCAAGGAATTGTTACAAGATTGGAACATGCTGCTTATTTAGGTTCTGAGCTTCAAAAAGCAGAGATCGCTATGATTACAGGTAAAGAATATGTTCAAGACTTTGATTTATTTAAAAGATTGCCTGAATTAAATTGA
- the porD gene encoding pyruvate synthase subunit PorD, translating into MDSVGGAVKTPGSTRNNKTGSWRTFKPILDKEKCIDCDNCIMFCPEGCINKDHDIDYDYCKGCGICEVECPVKAIKMERE; encoded by the coding sequence ATGGATTCTGTTGGAGGAGCTGTAAAAACCCCTGGAAGTACTAGAAATAATAAAACAGGAAGTTGGAGAACATTTAAACCTATTCTTGATAAAGAAAAGTGTATTGATTGTGATAACTGTATTATGTTCTGTCCAGAAGGATGTATAAACAAAGATCATGATATAGATTATGATTATTGTAAAGGTTGCGGGATATGTGAAGTAGAATGTCCAGTAAAAGCAATCAAAATGGAAAGAGAATAA
- the porC gene encoding pyruvate synthase subunit PorC: protein MIEIRFHGRGGQGAVTAAEILAKAAFEDGKFSQAFPFFGVERRGAPVMAFTRIDDKPIQIRYQVQNPDYVVVLDDGLLDVVNVFSGIKNDSSIIINTNKEENLEKNKDKEIYNIDATGIALENLGVPIVNTIMLGSFAKKSGEVSLGSIIKVIKETFPGKLGDKNSKAAEIAYNQI, encoded by the coding sequence ATGATTGAAATTCGTTTTCACGGCCGTGGAGGACAAGGTGCCGTTACCGCAGCAGAGATATTAGCAAAGGCTGCATTCGAAGATGGGAAATTTTCACAAGCATTTCCGTTCTTTGGAGTAGAAAGACGGGGCGCTCCTGTTATGGCTTTCACAAGAATTGATGATAAACCTATACAAATAAGATATCAAGTTCAAAATCCTGATTATGTAGTTGTCCTTGACGATGGATTGTTAGATGTTGTAAATGTTTTTTCTGGAATAAAGAATGACAGTTCTATAATTATAAACACAAATAAAGAAGAAAACCTAGAAAAAAATAAGGACAAAGAAATTTATAATATTGATGCAACAGGAATTGCTTTAGAAAATCTAGGAGTTCCTATTGTGAATACTATTATGTTAGGATCATTTGCAAAAAAAAGTGGCGAAGTGTCTCTTGGGTCTATTATTAAAGTTATAAAAGAAACTTTCCCTGGAAAACTTGGAGATAAAAATTCAAAAGCCGCTGAAATTGCTTATAATCAAATTTAA
- the porB gene encoding pyruvate synthase subunit PorB: MKLPEEELLAPGHRGCAGCGATIGVRLALKALGRNTVAISATGCLEVITTPFPETAWEIPWIHVAFENAGAVASGVESALKAQGKTDVNVVAFGGDGGTADIGMQSLSGAMERGHNMIYICYDNEAYMNTGIQRSASTPYGASTTTSPHGKDSFGEDKPKKNVPLIMAAHGVPYVATASIAYPEDFMRKVKKASEVDGPAYIHLNQPCTTGWGYSPSKTIELGRLAVETGSWALYEIENGDFKLTYKPQDRKPVNEFLNAQKRFKHLSDEEKERIQEYVDNQCAELGIK; encoded by the coding sequence ATGAAATTACCTGAAGAAGAACTTTTAGCACCAGGACACAGAGGTTGTGCTGGTTGTGGAGCTACCATAGGAGTAAGGTTAGCATTAAAAGCATTAGGTAGGAATACTGTAGCTATCTCAGCTACTGGTTGTTTAGAAGTTATTACAACTCCTTTCCCTGAAACTGCATGGGAAATACCTTGGATACATGTAGCTTTCGAAAATGCAGGTGCTGTTGCATCTGGTGTTGAAAGTGCACTTAAAGCTCAAGGAAAAACAGATGTTAATGTAGTAGCTTTTGGTGGTGATGGAGGAACTGCAGACATAGGTATGCAATCATTATCTGGAGCTATGGAGAGAGGACATAACATGATATATATCTGTTATGATAATGAAGCATATATGAATACTGGAATTCAAAGAAGTGCTTCCACACCCTATGGTGCATCTACTACAACTTCCCCCCATGGAAAAGATAGTTTTGGAGAAGATAAGCCTAAAAAGAATGTTCCTCTTATTATGGCAGCCCATGGAGTACCATATGTAGCTACAGCTTCAATTGCATACCCTGAAGATTTTATGAGAAAAGTTAAAAAAGCATCTGAAGTTGATGGTCCTGCTTACATACATTTAAATCAACCATGTACCACTGGTTGGGGATATAGTCCTTCAAAAACTATTGAACTTGGAAGATTAGCTGTTGAAACAGGTTCTTGGGCATTGTATGAAATTGAAAATGGTGACTTCAAGTTAACATATAAACCACAGGATAGAAAACCTGTAAATGAATTTTTAAATGCTCAAAAAAGGTTTAAACATCTTTCAGATGAAGAAAAAGAAAGAATACAAGAGTATGTTGATAATCAATGTGCAGAATTAGGAA
- the porA gene encoding pyruvate synthase subunit PorA, which produces MTKKVMTANRAVSEAVKLARPKVIPVYPITPQTSISEYLAQFVADGDIDAEYIRVESEHSAISAAVGACGAGVRVFTATSSQGLMLMHEILFAAAGMRMPIVMADANRAISAPLSIWNDQQDSIAQRDSGWMQIYVENGQDALDSILMAYKTSENNKILLPSMVCLDGFILTHTVEPVEIPSQEQVDRFLPEYKPEHAFLNPEAPMSLGTLTDPDYYMEARYQIEEAMENSLEVIEKTNQEFEEIFGRKYDLVEEYKCEDAEIIIVAMGSICSTVRVCVDEMRDRGEKVGLLKIRVYRPFPQKQIQKVVQNAKKVAVLDKNISFGVGGALYNDIKAKIDVEAYDFIIGLGGRDITPNYIEEVVEKTKNPEKDVTWIGLKE; this is translated from the coding sequence ATGACAAAAAAAGTTATGACAGCTAACAGAGCAGTTTCTGAAGCTGTAAAATTAGCTAGACCAAAAGTTATTCCTGTTTATCCTATCACTCCACAAACATCAATTTCAGAATATCTTGCACAATTTGTAGCTGATGGAGATATTGATGCAGAATATATTAGAGTTGAATCAGAACATAGTGCTATAAGTGCTGCTGTTGGAGCATGTGGAGCAGGAGTGAGGGTCTTTACAGCCACTTCATCCCAAGGATTAATGCTAATGCATGAAATATTGTTTGCTGCTGCAGGAATGAGGATGCCAATAGTGATGGCTGATGCAAACAGAGCAATATCTGCACCATTAAGTATTTGGAATGACCAACAAGATTCCATAGCACAAAGAGATTCTGGATGGATGCAAATCTATGTTGAAAATGGACAAGATGCTCTTGACTCTATACTTATGGCATATAAAACATCAGAAAATAATAAAATATTATTACCCTCTATGGTATGCTTAGACGGGTTTATATTAACCCATACAGTAGAACCTGTAGAAATCCCTAGCCAAGAACAAGTGGATAGATTCCTTCCAGAATATAAGCCAGAACATGCATTTTTAAATCCAGAAGCTCCAATGTCACTTGGAACATTAACTGATCCAGATTATTATATGGAAGCAAGATATCAAATTGAAGAAGCAATGGAAAACTCTTTAGAAGTAATCGAAAAAACAAACCAAGAGTTTGAAGAAATATTTGGAAGAAAATATGATCTTGTTGAAGAATACAAATGTGAAGATGCTGAAATCATTATAGTAGCTATGGGATCGATTTGTAGTACAGTAAGGGTTTGTGTTGATGAAATGAGGGATCGTGGTGAAAAAGTCGGACTTTTAAAAATAAGAGTTTATAGACCATTCCCACAAAAACAAATACAAAAAGTAGTACAAAATGCTAAAAAAGTTGCAGTACTCGATAAGAATATTTCTTTCGGTGTCGGTGGAGCATTGTACAATGACATCAAAGCAAAAATTGATGTTGAGGCATATGATTTCATCATAGGGCTTGGAGGAAGAGATATAACACCGAATTATATTGAAGAAGTAGTTGAAAAAACTAAAAACCCTGAAAAAGATGTTACTTGGATTGGTTTAAAAGAATAA